A DNA window from Zingiber officinale cultivar Zhangliang chromosome 3A, Zo_v1.1, whole genome shotgun sequence contains the following coding sequences:
- the LOC122053152 gene encoding rhamnogalacturonan I rhamnosyltransferase 1-like isoform X2 codes for MNGRQSSLVSRDVLLRKNSWMVSRPKIKLWMVRLTTMVLLWTCVLQLTAIGDIWGPRILRRWPAFLTPSYNSPLAVNESSPVIFVDKILLPPKRIYKNNGYLMVSCNGGLNQMRGAICDMVAIARYLNVTLIIPELDKTSFWNDPRTDARLANNGLPLAIQRLRCKVNYVSLRFTPQIEELGRRIIRILRQQGPFMVLHLRYEMDMLAFSGCTQGCTPEEADELTRMRYAYPWWKEKVINSDMKRKDGLCPLTPEETTLLLRALGIDSNFQIHIAAGEIFGGERRMKALSAAYPRLVKKETLLGNSDLRYFQNHSSQMAALDYLVSLESDIFVPTYDGNMDKVVEGHRRYLGFKKTILLDRKRLVDLIDQYTNGTLSWDEFSWSVKATHTERMGNPSRRVVIPDRPKEEDCFYANPQECLPQPDKP; via the exons ATGAATGGAAGGCAGAGCTCTTTGGTTTCAAGGGATGTGCTGCTTAGAAAGAATAGCTGGATGGTTTCAAGGCCCAAGATCAAACTTTGGATGGTACGATTGACGACGATGGTGTTGCTTTGGACGTGCGTCCTCCAGCTTACGGCAATTGGGGATATATGGGGGCCGAGGATCTTGAGACGGTGGCCAGCCTTCCTCACTCCCTCCTATAATTCACCACTCGCAGTGAATGAATCCTCTCCGGTCATCTTCGTCGACAAAATTCTTCTGCCGCCCAAAA GAATCTACAAGAACAATGGATACTTGATGGTTTCATGCAATGGTGGACTTAATCAGATGAGAGGAGCA ATTTGCGACATGGTTGCTATTGCAAGATATTTGAATGTAACACTTATAATACCAGAGTTGGACAAAACCTCCTTTTGGAACGACCCTAG AACTGATGCCCGACTTGCTAACAACGGTCTGCCGCTAGCAATACAAAGATTGCGCTGCAAAGTGAACTATGTCTCTCTTAGATTCACCCCTCAAATTGAAGAATTGGGCAGAAGAATTATTAGAATTCTGCGACAGCAAGGTCCTTTTATGGTCCTGCATCTGCGATATGAAATGGATATGTTGGCATTCTCAGGGTGCACTCAAGGTTGTACTCCTGAGGAAGCAGATGAGTTGACAAGAATGAG GTATGCCTATCCCTGGTGGAAAGAGAAAGTCATCAACTCTGATATGAAAAGGAAAGATGGTCTCTGTCCTCTAACACCTGAAGAGACCACTTTGTTACTGAGGGCATTGGGCATTGATAGCAACTTTCAAATACATATTGCAGCTGGAGAAATATTTGGTGGAGAAAGGAGAATGAAAGCTCTTTCTGCTGCTTATCCTCGACTG GTAAAAAAGGAAACTCTGTTGGGAAATTCGGATCTTAGATACTTCCAGAATCATTCATCCCAGATGGCTGCATTAGATTACTTGGTTTCCTTAGAGAGTGATATCTTCGTTCCTACATACGACGGTAACATGGACAAAGTTGTTGAAGGTCATCGTAG GTACTTGGGGTTCAAGAAGACGATTCTGTTAGACCGAAAGCGCCTGGTCGATCTGATAGATCAGTACACTAATGGCACTTTGAGTTGGGATGAATTCTCCTGGTCGGTGAAGGCAACTCATACCGAGCGCATGGGGAACCCTAGCAGGAGAGTGGTGATTCCTGACAGGCCCAAGGAAGAGGACTGCTTCTATGCAAACCCCCAAGAGTGTCTCCCACAGCCTGATAAACCATAG
- the LOC122053152 gene encoding rhamnogalacturonan I rhamnosyltransferase 1-like isoform X1 encodes MNGRQSSLVSRDVLLRKNSWMVSRPKIKLWMVRLTTMVLLWTCVLQLTAIGDIWGPRILRRWPAFLTPSYNSPLAVNESSPVIFVDKILLPPKRIYKNNGYLMVSCNGGLNQMRGAICDMVAIARYLNVTLIIPELDKTSFWNDPSEFQDIFDVDHFITSLKDEVRILKELPPKLKETVSRGLVYSMPPVSWSDISYYENQILPLIQKHKVIHLNRTDARLANNGLPLAIQRLRCKVNYVSLRFTPQIEELGRRIIRILRQQGPFMVLHLRYEMDMLAFSGCTQGCTPEEADELTRMRYAYPWWKEKVINSDMKRKDGLCPLTPEETTLLLRALGIDSNFQIHIAAGEIFGGERRMKALSAAYPRLVKKETLLGNSDLRYFQNHSSQMAALDYLVSLESDIFVPTYDGNMDKVVEGHRRYLGFKKTILLDRKRLVDLIDQYTNGTLSWDEFSWSVKATHTERMGNPSRRVVIPDRPKEEDCFYANPQECLPQPDKP; translated from the exons ATGAATGGAAGGCAGAGCTCTTTGGTTTCAAGGGATGTGCTGCTTAGAAAGAATAGCTGGATGGTTTCAAGGCCCAAGATCAAACTTTGGATGGTACGATTGACGACGATGGTGTTGCTTTGGACGTGCGTCCTCCAGCTTACGGCAATTGGGGATATATGGGGGCCGAGGATCTTGAGACGGTGGCCAGCCTTCCTCACTCCCTCCTATAATTCACCACTCGCAGTGAATGAATCCTCTCCGGTCATCTTCGTCGACAAAATTCTTCTGCCGCCCAAAA GAATCTACAAGAACAATGGATACTTGATGGTTTCATGCAATGGTGGACTTAATCAGATGAGAGGAGCA ATTTGCGACATGGTTGCTATTGCAAGATATTTGAATGTAACACTTATAATACCAGAGTTGGACAAAACCTCCTTTTGGAACGACCCTAG TGAGTTCCAAGATATATTTGATGTTGATCATTTTATAACTTCATTGAAAGATGAGGTTAGAATATTGAAGGAACTTCCTCCGAAGTTAAAGGAAACGGTTAGTCGAGGACTAGTTTATTCAATGCCTCCTGTTAGTTGGTCTGATATTTCTTACTATGAAAATCAG ATTCTTCCTTTGATACAAAAGCACAAGGTCATTCATTTGAACAGAACTGATGCCCGACTTGCTAACAACGGTCTGCCGCTAGCAATACAAAGATTGCGCTGCAAAGTGAACTATGTCTCTCTTAGATTCACCCCTCAAATTGAAGAATTGGGCAGAAGAATTATTAGAATTCTGCGACAGCAAGGTCCTTTTATGGTCCTGCATCTGCGATATGAAATGGATATGTTGGCATTCTCAGGGTGCACTCAAGGTTGTACTCCTGAGGAAGCAGATGAGTTGACAAGAATGAG GTATGCCTATCCCTGGTGGAAAGAGAAAGTCATCAACTCTGATATGAAAAGGAAAGATGGTCTCTGTCCTCTAACACCTGAAGAGACCACTTTGTTACTGAGGGCATTGGGCATTGATAGCAACTTTCAAATACATATTGCAGCTGGAGAAATATTTGGTGGAGAAAGGAGAATGAAAGCTCTTTCTGCTGCTTATCCTCGACTG GTAAAAAAGGAAACTCTGTTGGGAAATTCGGATCTTAGATACTTCCAGAATCATTCATCCCAGATGGCTGCATTAGATTACTTGGTTTCCTTAGAGAGTGATATCTTCGTTCCTACATACGACGGTAACATGGACAAAGTTGTTGAAGGTCATCGTAG GTACTTGGGGTTCAAGAAGACGATTCTGTTAGACCGAAAGCGCCTGGTCGATCTGATAGATCAGTACACTAATGGCACTTTGAGTTGGGATGAATTCTCCTGGTCGGTGAAGGCAACTCATACCGAGCGCATGGGGAACCCTAGCAGGAGAGTGGTGATTCCTGACAGGCCCAAGGAAGAGGACTGCTTCTATGCAAACCCCCAAGAGTGTCTCCCACAGCCTGATAAACCATAG
- the LOC122050848 gene encoding transcription factor bHLH49-like, giving the protein MEFGGASGTLVESLAQQGAKAPSKEMESALNAGWRALSMELGGAFGWISGTGSGGYRHRGNKDRTLAEGTSYGITSRHLTEHNNHVVGYGNRSSTSSFTCSWGNGREGKMEFEQSAEPSSPSVATEKPRGKQTKESIDIRATNSHSVAERVRREKINERMKLLQDLVPGCSKITGKANAR; this is encoded by the exons ttggaggcgcctcgggtacctTGGTCGAAAGCCTCGCGCAGCAAggtgcgaaggcgccttctaagGAGATGGAAAGTGCCTTGAACGCTGGATGGAGGGCgctctccatggagcttggaggcgccttcgggtggataagcgGCACAGGCAGCGGAGGTTATCGGCACCGCGGAAATAAGGATAGAACCTTGGCTGAAGGCACCTCCTATGgaa TTACCAGTAGGCATCTAACTGAGCACAACAACCATGTTGTAGGATATGGTAATAGATCAAGCACAAGTAGCTTCACATGTAGCTGGGGAAATGGGAGAGAGGGTAAAATGGAATTTGAACAGAGTGCTGAGCCAAGTAGTCCATCTGTGGCGACTGAGAAGCCTAGAGGGAAGCAAACAAAAGAGAGCATCGACATCAGAGCAACAAACAGCCACAGTGTTGCAGAAAGA GTAAGAAGAGAGAAGATCAATGAGAGGATGAAGCTTCTGCAAGATCTTGTTCCTGGCTGCAGCAAG ATCACAGGAAAGGCTAATGCTCGATGA